Proteins encoded in a region of the Pirellulaceae bacterium genome:
- a CDS encoding Ig-like domain-containing protein, translated as MAYLTGRPSRRQRRAAFVETMEARVLLAGDLVGHWIADDLNAELDDQATVSRWADSVSGIEGSAIGQPILAKGQIGGRSAIRFETSDGVDAIKVAGSVSPLRTAEDFSVFATFQTDSSELQGGRDVWFSNSGLVDANSRNFGRDWGLSINPEGAISAGIGTSFGASANVYSDVSGLNDGQMHVATLTRSGDTLTLYVDGNVAGSTADGVAGPLSPIDTMFGNTSSSGDVGFDGDIAEIRMYNGALTSTEVSNVIAEVNSYYANAKPQATPDAYTVAEDSDFFLNFFPADQGVLANDTDADGDPLTATVIETTQHGTLTFQADGSFFYLPDSNFFGTDTFTYVAEDFRASEPTTVTMNVSPVYDPALPVSDRYKMLSGTLLTVGTETGLLANDLNIDEADLKVVLERTVSRGSLSLLDDGSFDYDPQGAFGIETFAYRIDDGTNISNSVEVTILINSPPIANDDQFMISEDVALNTGIDAGVTQNDIDAESDPFTVTLLSEPEFGTLSLSENGAVSYTPNANYYGDDSFTYQLSDGEDLSNVATATITVQAVNDAPSPEKDVYFGLSGQTIEIAAGSGVLANDIDVEGGTLTATLVSGPTQGSVEFNSDGSFAYQAPAGFTGLATFTYSVSDGQTNSQPTEVEIAINSLVQQQQILINEIHIDPPVKTEIVEFVELYNQGDVPVDVSDWTIRDGIGFRFPAGSSVEPGGYLVVAMDPQMFQSKFKKPAIGPWEGKLNNSGETIELWSAGGDRIDRVDYNVGFPWPSVGEEPGPSIQLIHPALENDIGGSWRSAAPTPGAKNSVFAENAAPQMRQINHSPEQPTAEDAVTITTYVTDPSGIQNVTLEYQLVDPGNYFSLSDARYKTSWTSVAMLDDGQNGDATAADNIYTAVLPAELQTHRRLVRYRITSTDTAGASITAPYADDLQPNFAYFVYNGIPDWTAADRPGRTPDVTYDSELLNSVPVYQLITTKDSHLDSQYIPDSSRRGGYSGSDYLWEGTMVYDGVVYDHIHYRARGGVWRYAMGKNMWKFDFNRGHRFQARDDYGSKYDTKWDKLNFSSVVQQGDFQHRGEQGLFESVGFKLFNLAGTESPNTNYVHFRIIESANEQGADQYSTDFQGMYLAIEQPDGQFLDEHDLPDGNFYKIEGNNPESTTNQGPYQVDDRSDGKSFIREFRGGKRPTVEWWKDNLNLEKYYTYQTISHAIHHYDTAFGKNFFYYNNPETGLWEIHPWDLDLTWADNMYGNENHEFNVKVAKNNDFNDYTLQANIDLKNRLNRDYQNSAREILDLLFNQEQTGMLIDEMASFVYQPGEQSFVDADRAMWDYNPVNAQNSKYSNSSKNASRWKYYQKASSKDYPGMIKILKDYVDKRNKFITDRILTNEENIPTTPTISYAGEAGFPVSDLTFQTSTFASPVNAEFAAMEWRISEITDPSVPGFDRYNRTAPRKYEIESTWESGELDAFADTISIPSQHVEAGKQYRVRVRMMDNDQHWSHWSDPAQFVTSADVAPELANSLRISEINYNPYAATAAEKAAGHTSNEDFEFIELINIGDQSIDLTPASLEQIETDTGDQGVNFTFAEGNVTSLAPGERVLVVEDVNAFKSRYGSDLPIAGSWGGRLSNDSEQITLSAFGTTIQQFSYQDEWYPSTDGDGYTLEIVDANQSDLNQWSANTGWKASSVQGGTPGKGADERLPGDVNGDGLFNSSDLVAVFQLGQYEDGIAGNSGFGQGDWNGDGEFDSTDFVYVFQLGVYSAGASPVSSLENQDLAAALQGNRESSRGENSTGELRAPTLTTNRRPVAIDSVSALDQIFDDLDFERESVKTTDLLTDDEDFGLVF; from the coding sequence ATGGCGTATCTAACGGGTCGTCCATCGCGGCGTCAACGACGTGCTGCATTCGTAGAAACGATGGAAGCGCGTGTCTTGCTCGCCGGTGACTTGGTGGGTCATTGGATTGCCGATGACCTCAACGCAGAGCTGGACGATCAGGCAACCGTCAGCCGTTGGGCGGATTCGGTGAGCGGAATTGAAGGTTCTGCGATCGGACAACCAATACTCGCCAAAGGACAAATCGGCGGTCGTTCGGCAATTCGCTTTGAAACTTCGGATGGAGTCGATGCGATCAAGGTGGCCGGATCAGTCAGCCCGTTGCGAACAGCGGAAGACTTCTCGGTTTTCGCCACCTTCCAGACAGACTCGTCGGAACTGCAGGGTGGTCGGGACGTTTGGTTTTCCAATTCGGGTCTCGTCGACGCCAACAGTCGAAACTTTGGCCGCGACTGGGGTTTGTCGATCAATCCAGAGGGAGCTATTTCAGCAGGGATTGGCACCTCGTTTGGCGCGTCGGCTAACGTCTATTCTGACGTATCGGGTTTGAACGATGGACAAATGCACGTTGCCACATTAACACGTAGCGGCGATACGCTGACGCTTTACGTGGATGGTAATGTTGCGGGCTCCACCGCAGATGGTGTTGCAGGCCCTCTCTCACCGATCGACACCATGTTTGGCAACACATCCTCGTCGGGCGACGTCGGTTTCGATGGTGATATTGCCGAGATCCGCATGTACAACGGTGCGTTGACGTCTACCGAAGTCAGCAACGTGATTGCCGAAGTCAACTCCTATTACGCAAATGCTAAACCCCAAGCCACGCCGGATGCATATACGGTGGCGGAAGACAGCGATTTCTTCTTGAACTTCTTCCCAGCGGATCAGGGAGTGCTCGCGAACGATACCGATGCGGACGGCGATCCGCTCACTGCCACCGTGATCGAAACAACACAACACGGCACACTTACATTTCAAGCCGACGGATCGTTTTTCTATCTCCCCGACTCGAACTTTTTCGGCACTGACACGTTCACCTATGTGGCAGAAGATTTCCGAGCATCCGAACCAACGACGGTGACTATGAATGTGTCACCCGTCTACGATCCTGCCCTTCCCGTATCGGATCGTTACAAGATGTTATCCGGAACGCTGCTCACGGTTGGGACAGAGACGGGACTCCTTGCGAACGACCTAAACATTGACGAAGCCGACCTCAAGGTCGTGCTTGAACGAACCGTTAGCCGTGGTTCATTGTCGTTGTTGGATGATGGATCTTTTGATTATGACCCACAAGGGGCGTTCGGGATTGAAACGTTTGCGTACCGAATCGATGATGGCACGAACATCTCGAATTCTGTCGAGGTCACCATTCTGATCAACAGTCCGCCGATTGCAAATGATGATCAGTTCATGATCTCAGAAGACGTTGCCTTAAACACAGGCATCGATGCGGGTGTGACGCAAAATGATATCGATGCCGAATCGGATCCTTTCACCGTCACGTTGTTGTCGGAACCGGAGTTCGGCACATTGTCGCTCAGCGAAAATGGGGCCGTCTCCTACACCCCCAATGCCAATTACTACGGAGATGATTCTTTTACTTACCAACTGAGTGACGGCGAAGACCTTTCCAATGTGGCTACGGCAACCATCACGGTCCAAGCTGTAAATGACGCCCCTAGCCCGGAAAAAGACGTTTACTTTGGCCTATCCGGTCAGACGATTGAGATCGCTGCAGGGTCGGGAGTCCTTGCCAATGACATCGACGTTGAAGGCGGCACCTTGACCGCCACGCTGGTCTCCGGTCCGACCCAGGGAAGTGTCGAATTCAATAGCGATGGCTCCTTCGCCTATCAGGCACCCGCTGGCTTCACCGGATTAGCAACGTTCACCTACTCGGTCTCAGACGGCCAAACGAATTCCCAGCCCACCGAGGTTGAGATCGCCATCAATTCGCTGGTACAGCAGCAACAGATCCTGATTAACGAAATCCATATCGATCCCCCGGTGAAGACAGAGATCGTTGAATTCGTTGAATTGTACAACCAAGGTGATGTCCCTGTAGACGTTTCCGACTGGACCATTCGAGATGGCATCGGCTTCCGATTCCCAGCCGGTTCTTCGGTCGAACCGGGGGGATACTTGGTGGTTGCGATGGACCCGCAGATGTTCCAATCAAAGTTCAAAAAGCCGGCGATTGGCCCTTGGGAGGGCAAGCTCAATAACTCAGGGGAAACCATCGAATTGTGGAGTGCGGGCGGCGATCGCATCGATCGAGTTGATTACAACGTTGGATTTCCCTGGCCGTCAGTCGGTGAGGAACCCGGACCATCAATTCAGTTAATTCACCCTGCTCTCGAAAATGACATCGGTGGTAGCTGGCGTTCCGCGGCACCAACACCTGGTGCTAAGAACTCCGTCTTTGCGGAGAATGCTGCACCACAGATGAGGCAAATCAACCACTCGCCTGAACAGCCGACAGCAGAAGATGCCGTGACGATTACGACTTACGTCACCGACCCGTCCGGCATCCAAAACGTAACGCTGGAGTATCAGCTCGTTGATCCAGGTAATTATTTCAGCCTGAGCGATGCACGCTACAAGACCAGTTGGACCAGTGTTGCGATGTTGGATGACGGCCAAAATGGTGACGCAACAGCCGCCGACAACATCTACACCGCTGTCTTACCGGCCGAACTCCAAACTCATCGAAGACTGGTGCGTTATCGCATCACTTCAACCGACACTGCAGGAGCATCGATCACCGCACCGTATGCTGACGATCTGCAACCCAATTTCGCCTACTTCGTCTACAACGGCATTCCTGATTGGACAGCGGCCGATCGCCCCGGCCGTACACCCGATGTGACCTACGATAGCGAATTGCTCAACAGCGTACCCGTCTATCAATTGATTACCACGAAAGACTCCCACCTCGATTCACAATACATTCCCGACTCGTCCCGTCGCGGTGGATACAGCGGCAGCGATTACCTCTGGGAAGGCACGATGGTCTATGACGGCGTCGTCTATGACCACATCCATTATCGTGCCCGCGGTGGAGTGTGGCGCTACGCGATGGGTAAAAACATGTGGAAGTTCGATTTCAATCGCGGACATCGCTTCCAAGCTCGAGATGATTACGGGAGCAAGTACGATACAAAATGGGACAAGCTGAATTTCTCATCGGTGGTTCAACAGGGTGATTTCCAACATCGGGGCGAGCAGGGGCTGTTCGAATCCGTCGGATTCAAACTGTTCAACCTTGCCGGCACAGAAAGCCCCAACACCAATTATGTTCATTTCCGAATCATTGAAAGCGCCAACGAGCAGGGCGCCGACCAATACAGTACTGACTTCCAAGGTATGTACCTGGCGATTGAACAGCCAGACGGCCAGTTCTTAGATGAGCACGATCTGCCCGACGGAAACTTTTACAAGATCGAGGGCAACAATCCTGAGTCAACGACGAACCAAGGCCCCTATCAAGTGGATGATCGCTCGGATGGAAAATCTTTCATCCGCGAATTCCGTGGTGGCAAACGCCCTACGGTCGAATGGTGGAAAGACAATCTCAACCTGGAAAAATACTACACCTACCAAACGATCTCGCATGCCATCCATCATTACGATACGGCCTTTGGCAAAAATTTCTTCTACTACAACAACCCGGAAACGGGACTGTGGGAGATCCACCCTTGGGATCTCGATCTAACCTGGGCCGACAACATGTACGGCAATGAAAACCACGAGTTCAATGTGAAGGTCGCAAAGAACAACGATTTCAATGACTACACACTCCAGGCCAACATCGATCTCAAAAACCGACTCAACCGGGACTACCAAAACAGCGCTCGTGAGATCCTTGATTTGCTTTTCAACCAAGAGCAAACGGGAATGCTGATTGATGAAATGGCAAGTTTCGTTTATCAGCCAGGAGAACAATCTTTCGTCGACGCCGACCGTGCCATGTGGGATTACAACCCTGTCAACGCGCAGAACTCCAAATACAGCAACAGCAGCAAAAATGCATCGCGTTGGAAGTATTACCAAAAGGCAAGCAGTAAAGACTACCCTGGAATGATCAAGATCCTAAAGGATTACGTTGACAAACGAAACAAATTCATCACCGATCGCATCCTGACCAACGAAGAGAATATTCCGACCACGCCCACCATCAGCTACGCCGGGGAGGCTGGATTCCCCGTCAGCGATTTGACTTTCCAAACCTCGACGTTTGCCAGTCCAGTTAACGCTGAATTCGCCGCAATGGAGTGGCGAATTTCAGAGATCACCGACCCGTCAGTTCCTGGGTTCGATCGCTACAACCGAACTGCACCTCGAAAATATGAAATCGAATCGACCTGGGAAAGTGGTGAGCTGGATGCCTTCGCCGATACGATCAGCATTCCCTCGCAGCATGTAGAAGCGGGCAAACAGTATCGCGTTCGAGTACGAATGATGGACAACGATCAACACTGGAGTCATTGGTCGGATCCCGCTCAGTTCGTAACCTCGGCAGACGTTGCTCCCGAGCTGGCGAATTCACTGCGAATCAGTGAGATCAACTACAATCCGTATGCGGCTACCGCTGCCGAGAAAGCGGCGGGGCATACGAGCAACGAAGATTTTGAATTCATCGAACTGATCAACATTGGCGATCAATCGATTGATCTTACACCCGCATCGCTGGAACAAATTGAAACGGACACAGGAGACCAGGGCGTTAATTTCACCTTTGCCGAGGGCAACGTGACGTCGCTCGCTCCGGGCGAACGCGTCCTGGTAGTAGAAGATGTGAATGCGTTCAAGTCTCGCTACGGCAGCGATTTACCAATCGCCGGCAGTTGGGGGGGACGACTCAGCAACGATTCGGAACAGATTACCTTGTCTGCTTTTGGAACAACCATTCAACAATTCAGCTACCAAGACGAATGGTATCCGTCGACCGATGGCGACGGATACACGCTTGAAATCGTCGATGCCAATCAATCGGATCTCAATCAATGGTCGGCGAACACAGGCTGGAAGGCCAGTTCAGTCCAGGGAGGCACACCCGGCAAGGGTGCTGACGAACGCCTTCCCGGTGATGTAAACGGCGACGGTTTGTTCAATTCATCTGACCTGGTGGCCGTCTTCCAGCTCGGTCAATACGAAGATGGGATCGCCGGCAATTCGGGCTTCGGTCAAGGTGATTGGAACGGTGACGGCGAATTCGACTCAACTGATTTCGTCTACGTATTTCAACTGGGCGTCTATTCGGCCGGCGCCTCTCCCGTTAGTTCGCTTGAAAATCAAGATCTGGCCGCAGCCCTGCAGGGGAATCGTGAATCTTCACGCGGCGAGAACTCGACTGGCGAACTTCGGGCACCAACTCTGACGACAAATCGCCGACCCGTCGCGATTGATTCGGTCTCCGCGCTTGATCAGATATTCGACGATTTGGACTTTGAACGGGAATCAGTAAAGACGACGGACCTGCTGACAGACGATGAAGACTTTGGGCTCGTTTTTTAG
- a CDS encoding dockerin type I domain-containing protein: protein MNSWDYEFRDVVIIDENNEVVTTYNLTSNNLSDSENYAELRQLFVDAASESQANPWHNADNPLDVNADSFISPLDALLVINELNNAGARELGTPSGEVTVYFDTNDNRFVEPLDALLVLNELNKTNVDEGEGENALDASPVDLQLDNGSLADSGHVPTLAAQSVDRVFQRDEMAAALELVVEDDEKNSPLRQVASTTVSNAPLELELLGSV, encoded by the coding sequence TTGAACAGTTGGGATTACGAATTTCGTGATGTTGTGATCATCGATGAGAACAACGAAGTTGTCACCACCTACAATCTAACGAGCAACAATCTGAGCGATTCGGAGAATTATGCCGAGCTGCGACAGTTGTTTGTGGACGCAGCGAGTGAATCGCAAGCGAACCCTTGGCACAACGCTGACAACCCTTTGGATGTCAATGCGGACTCGTTTATATCACCACTGGATGCACTGCTCGTCATCAATGAGTTGAACAACGCAGGGGCTCGCGAATTGGGGACGCCCAGCGGTGAGGTAACGGTTTATTTCGATACGAATGACAATCGATTCGTGGAACCGCTTGATGCTTTGTTGGTGTTGAACGAACTGAACAAAACAAATGTTGACGAGGGTGAGGGTGAAAACGCCTTGGACGCATCACCTGTTGATTTGCAACTGGATAATGGCTCTCTAGCTGATAGCGGCCACGTTCCAACATTGGCTGCTCAGTCCGTCGACCGCGTATTTCAACGCGATGAGATGGCAGCGGCCCTGGAATTGGTCGTTGAAGATGACGAAAAAAATTCGCCATTAAGGCAAGTCGCGAGCACGACCGTTTCAAACGCACCGCTTGAACTCGAATTGTTGGGTTCGGTTTGA
- a CDS encoding sulfatase, with amino-acid sequence MKLSMWLWYFQRYCLVTFVVNLASTPIAAAPKKNVLLIISDDLSAEALSCYGNQQCQTPAIDRLATQGLRFERAYCQFPVCGPSRAALMSGMYPQTIGVRGNGSSSRFTENLGERPSFAQHFRNHDYFTARVSKIYHMRVPGDITNGVDGPDHIASWSQRFNCQAPEWMTRGQHFHLSNERLKRDPNQHYGLGFGSAFYVVKGETNGAEQPDVMAADKAIELLNNIGDAPFFLAVGFVRPHVPLVAPASFHEPYPTAKMRLPQRKLDDWDDIPKAGRSRNSTGMGLAESEEKQRQVISAYYASVTFMDRQVGRIISALDQAGLRDDTIVVFTSDHGYHLGEHDFWQKMSLHEESVRIPVIISAPEKTVATTASLFEQIDLFPTLAELCNLPVPEHCQGRSAASLFDHPKQPLRTQVYCLKGKAHLLRTDRWAYIEYPDKSCELYDMHADPQQFSNLASVERHAESLTKMQRRLRNKLRSIQSHSY; translated from the coding sequence ATGAAACTTTCCATGTGGCTGTGGTATTTCCAACGCTACTGCCTGGTCACGTTCGTTGTCAATCTGGCCAGCACCCCAATTGCTGCTGCCCCCAAGAAGAATGTGCTGTTGATCATCTCCGATGATCTCTCGGCAGAAGCGTTGTCCTGCTATGGCAACCAACAATGCCAAACGCCGGCGATCGACCGTCTGGCGACCCAAGGTTTGCGTTTTGAGCGCGCTTATTGCCAATTCCCGGTCTGCGGACCATCACGGGCCGCTTTAATGTCGGGCATGTATCCGCAAACGATCGGCGTAAGGGGCAACGGGTCTTCTTCACGATTTACGGAAAATCTTGGGGAACGTCCTTCGTTCGCCCAACACTTCCGGAATCATGATTACTTCACGGCGCGAGTCAGCAAAATCTATCATATGCGTGTCCCCGGTGACATTACAAACGGTGTGGATGGGCCCGATCACATCGCTTCCTGGTCTCAACGTTTTAATTGCCAGGCACCGGAGTGGATGACGCGTGGCCAACATTTCCATTTGAGTAACGAGCGTCTCAAGCGAGACCCTAACCAACATTATGGTCTTGGATTTGGTTCGGCATTTTATGTCGTGAAAGGGGAGACAAATGGAGCCGAACAACCTGATGTGATGGCCGCCGACAAAGCGATTGAACTGCTAAATAACATCGGAGATGCGCCATTCTTCCTAGCGGTCGGATTCGTTCGGCCTCATGTGCCGCTGGTCGCACCCGCGAGTTTCCATGAGCCGTATCCGACAGCCAAAATGCGATTACCACAACGTAAGCTGGACGACTGGGATGACATTCCAAAAGCAGGCAGATCTCGCAACTCAACTGGGATGGGTTTAGCTGAAAGCGAAGAGAAACAGCGGCAGGTCATCTCAGCCTACTATGCATCGGTGACATTCATGGATCGACAAGTCGGACGCATCATCTCAGCCTTGGACCAGGCTGGATTACGGGATGATACGATCGTCGTTTTCACCTCCGACCACGGTTATCACCTGGGAGAGCATGACTTCTGGCAGAAGATGAGTCTCCATGAAGAATCGGTTCGCATTCCAGTCATCATCTCAGCGCCAGAGAAAACCGTGGCGACCACGGCAAGCCTGTTTGAACAAATCGACTTATTCCCGACGTTAGCAGAACTTTGCAACCTCCCAGTGCCTGAGCATTGCCAAGGACGAAGTGCGGCCTCGCTATTCGATCACCCGAAACAACCGTTAAGAACTCAGGTTTACTGCCTGAAGGGGAAGGCGCATCTATTGCGCACCGATCGTTGGGCTTACATCGAGTATCCAGACAAATCCTGCGAACTGTACGACATGCACGCGGATCCTCAGCAGTTCTCCAATCTCGCATCGGTGGAGCGACATGCCGAGTCGCTGACAAAGATGCAACGCCGATTACGAAACAAACTACGCTCGATTCAATCCCACTCTTACTAA